The following coding sequences are from one Nicotiana tabacum cultivar K326 chromosome 1, ASM71507v2, whole genome shotgun sequence window:
- the LOC107806668 gene encoding potassium channel SKOR-like isoform X2: MAEPSSIIKKRVLKDGNRRLEQWLGFICWILLLLLKVCCRWFAREFILLLDIPASIRAKISQKLYEPYIRGVPLFRGCSHEFIKQIAIKVHEEFFLPGEVIMEQGSMADQLYFVCHGKVEEVRKPEENETEESLLDLHTYNSVGEISVLCNIPVPYTVQVYELSRLLRIDKQALVEILGIYFSGGRVIINNLLEGRESSLQSKILDSDITLNIAKHESELTMRLNCAAHDGDLYRLSRIIGAGADPSRTDYDGRSPLHLAASKGHGDITVFLIQRGVEINARDKFGSTALLEAVKNGHDQVASLLMEAGALLGIDNDGTCLCEAVAKRDLDYLRRLLDSGINPNSKNYDFRTPLHLAASEGLFPISVLLLKAGASVFAVDRWGRTPLDEARVGGNKNLIKLLEDAHGSQLSEFSTSFGKQDEGQRVRCRVFTSDPRSLKNERRRVVLWVPQSIDELINTAKAQLRVSSANCVVSEDGAKILDTDMISDGQKLFLVREITLSL, encoded by the exons ATGGCCGAACCATCATCTATCATCAAGAAAAGGGTGCTCAAAGATGGGAATCGTCGCCTCGAGCAGTG GCTCGGTTTCATTTGCTGgatactgctgctgctgcttaaAGTGTGTTGCCGTTGGTTTGCTCGTGAGTTTATTCTGCTCCTA GATATTCCTGCTTCAATTCGAGCTAAGATTTCGCAAAAGTTGTATGAGCCCTACATCAGAGGAGTCCCACTTTTCAGAGGTTGCTCGCATGAATTTATCAAACAGATTGCAATCAAAGTACATGAAGAATTTTTCCTTCCAGGGGAAGTGATTATGGAACAGGGTAGCATGGCAGATCAACTGTATTTTGTCTGTCATGGTAAAGTGGAAGAAGTTAGAAAACCAGAAGAAAATGAAACTGAAGAATCTCTCCTGGATCTTCACACTTACAACTCTGTTGGTGAAATTTCTGTTCTTTGTAACATCCCAGTCCCTTATACCGTTCAAGTTTATGAGTTATCTAGACTGCTACGAATTGATAAACAAGCTCTGGTGGAGATTCTGGGGATATACTTCTCTGGCGGGCGTGTAATCATCAATAATCTACTTGAGGGAAGAGAGTCAAGCCTTCAAAGCAAGATATTGGATTCAGACATAACACTGAATATTGCGAAACATGAATCTGAGCTCACGATGAGGTTGAACTGTGCAGCTCACGATGGAGATTTGTATCGTCTAAGTCGTATAATTGGTGCAGGAGCAGACCCCAGCCGAACTGATTATGATGGAAGATCACCCCTGCATCTAGCTGCATCCAAGGGACATGGAGATATTACCGTTTTCCTTATCCAAAGAGGAGTGGAGATTAATGCTAGAGATAAGTTTGGCTCCACTGCATTGCTTGAAGCGGTTAAGAATGGCCATGATCAAGTGGCTTCTTTGCTTATGGAAGCAGGGGCACTACTAGGTATAGATAATGATGGGACTTGCCTTTGTGAGGCAGTCGCGAAAAGAGATCTAGATTATTTGAGAAGACTGTTGGACAGCGGCATCAATCCTAATTCCAAAAATTATGACTTTCGAACACCACTTCACCTAGCTGCATCAGAAGGGCTGTTTCCAATTTCAGTGTTACTGTTAAAAGCTGGGGCTAGTGTCTTTGCAGTGGACAGGTGGGGAAGAACTCCACTTGATGAAGCTCGAGTAGGTGGAAACAAGAATCTTATTAAGCTACTGGAAGATGCACATGGTAGTCAACTGTCAGAATTTTCTACGAGCTTTGGAAAACAAGATGAAGGGCAGCGGGTTAGATGCAGAGTGTTCACTTCAGACCCCAGGAGTCTCAAAAACGAGAGAAGAAGAGTAGTTCTATGGGTACCACAAAGCATTGATGAGCTCATTAACACAGCTAAGGCGCAGTTGAGAGTTTCATCAGCAAATTGTGTAGTCTCAGAAGATGGAGCCAAGATCCTGGACACAGACATGATATCTGATGGTCAAAAACTGTTTTTAGTTAGGGAAATCACACTAAGTCTCTAA
- the LOC107806668 gene encoding potassium channel SKOR-like isoform X1 encodes MAEPSSIIKKRVLKDGNRRLEQWLGFICWILLLLLKVCCRWFAREFILLLVDLIKYMNRNRLGKCISKEIKDYVRLQCESRYNESSVLQDIPASIRAKISQKLYEPYIRGVPLFRGCSHEFIKQIAIKVHEEFFLPGEVIMEQGSMADQLYFVCHGKVEEVRKPEENETEESLLDLHTYNSVGEISVLCNIPVPYTVQVYELSRLLRIDKQALVEILGIYFSGGRVIINNLLEGRESSLQSKILDSDITLNIAKHESELTMRLNCAAHDGDLYRLSRIIGAGADPSRTDYDGRSPLHLAASKGHGDITVFLIQRGVEINARDKFGSTALLEAVKNGHDQVASLLMEAGALLGIDNDGTCLCEAVAKRDLDYLRRLLDSGINPNSKNYDFRTPLHLAASEGLFPISVLLLKAGASVFAVDRWGRTPLDEARVGGNKNLIKLLEDAHGSQLSEFSTSFGKQDEGQRVRCRVFTSDPRSLKNERRRVVLWVPQSIDELINTAKAQLRVSSANCVVSEDGAKILDTDMISDGQKLFLVREITLSL; translated from the exons ATGGCCGAACCATCATCTATCATCAAGAAAAGGGTGCTCAAAGATGGGAATCGTCGCCTCGAGCAGTG GCTCGGTTTCATTTGCTGgatactgctgctgctgcttaaAGTGTGTTGCCGTTGGTTTGCTCGTGAGTTTATTCTGCTCCTAGTAG ATCTTATAAAGTATATGAACAGAAACAGGCTGGGGAAGTGCATAAGCAAAGAGATCAAAGATTATGTCAGATTACAGTGTGAGAGCCGATATAATGAGTCTTCTGTTCTTCAGGATATTCCTGCTTCAATTCGAGCTAAGATTTCGCAAAAGTTGTATGAGCCCTACATCAGAGGAGTCCCACTTTTCAGAGGTTGCTCGCATGAATTTATCAAACAGATTGCAATCAAAGTACATGAAGAATTTTTCCTTCCAGGGGAAGTGATTATGGAACAGGGTAGCATGGCAGATCAACTGTATTTTGTCTGTCATGGTAAAGTGGAAGAAGTTAGAAAACCAGAAGAAAATGAAACTGAAGAATCTCTCCTGGATCTTCACACTTACAACTCTGTTGGTGAAATTTCTGTTCTTTGTAACATCCCAGTCCCTTATACCGTTCAAGTTTATGAGTTATCTAGACTGCTACGAATTGATAAACAAGCTCTGGTGGAGATTCTGGGGATATACTTCTCTGGCGGGCGTGTAATCATCAATAATCTACTTGAGGGAAGAGAGTCAAGCCTTCAAAGCAAGATATTGGATTCAGACATAACACTGAATATTGCGAAACATGAATCTGAGCTCACGATGAGGTTGAACTGTGCAGCTCACGATGGAGATTTGTATCGTCTAAGTCGTATAATTGGTGCAGGAGCAGACCCCAGCCGAACTGATTATGATGGAAGATCACCCCTGCATCTAGCTGCATCCAAGGGACATGGAGATATTACCGTTTTCCTTATCCAAAGAGGAGTGGAGATTAATGCTAGAGATAAGTTTGGCTCCACTGCATTGCTTGAAGCGGTTAAGAATGGCCATGATCAAGTGGCTTCTTTGCTTATGGAAGCAGGGGCACTACTAGGTATAGATAATGATGGGACTTGCCTTTGTGAGGCAGTCGCGAAAAGAGATCTAGATTATTTGAGAAGACTGTTGGACAGCGGCATCAATCCTAATTCCAAAAATTATGACTTTCGAACACCACTTCACCTAGCTGCATCAGAAGGGCTGTTTCCAATTTCAGTGTTACTGTTAAAAGCTGGGGCTAGTGTCTTTGCAGTGGACAGGTGGGGAAGAACTCCACTTGATGAAGCTCGAGTAGGTGGAAACAAGAATCTTATTAAGCTACTGGAAGATGCACATGGTAGTCAACTGTCAGAATTTTCTACGAGCTTTGGAAAACAAGATGAAGGGCAGCGGGTTAGATGCAGAGTGTTCACTTCAGACCCCAGGAGTCTCAAAAACGAGAGAAGAAGAGTAGTTCTATGGGTACCACAAAGCATTGATGAGCTCATTAACACAGCTAAGGCGCAGTTGAGAGTTTCATCAGCAAATTGTGTAGTCTCAGAAGATGGAGCCAAGATCCTGGACACAGACATGATATCTGATGGTCAAAAACTGTTTTTAGTTAGGGAAATCACACTAAGTCTCTAA